From the Macaca thibetana thibetana isolate TM-01 chromosome 12, ASM2454274v1, whole genome shotgun sequence genome, one window contains:
- the INHA gene encoding inhibin alpha chain, which produces MVLPLLLFLLLAPQGGHSCQGPELARELVLAKVRALFLDALGSPVVTREGGDPGVRRLLRRHALGGFTRRGSEPTEEEDVSQAILFPATGASCEDKPTAGGLAQEAEEGLFTYMFRPSQHTRSRQVTSAHLWFHTGLDRQGTAASNSSEPLLGLLALSPAGPVAVPMSLGHAPPRWAVLHLATSALSLLTHPVLVLLLHCPLCTCSAQPEATPFLVAHTRTRPPSGGERARRSTPPMSWPWSPSALRLLQRPPEEPAAHANCHRVALNISFQELGWERWIVYPPSFIFHYCHGGCGLHIPPNLPLPVPGAPPTPAQPPSLLPGAQPCCAALPGTMRPLHVRTTSDGGYSFKYETVPNLLTQHCACI; this is translated from the exons ATGGTGCTGCCCCTACTGCTTTTCTTGCTGCTGGCCCCACAGGGTGGTCACAGCTGCCAAGGGCCGGAGCTGGCCCGGGAGCTTGTTCTGGCCAAGGTGAGGGCCCTGTTCCTGGATGCCTTGGGGTCCCCCGTGGTGACCAGGGAAGGTGGGGACCCTGGAGTCAGGCGGCTGCTCCGAAGACATGCCCTGGGGGGCTTCACACGCAGGGGCTCTGAGCCCACGGAGGAGGAGGATGTCTCCCAGGCCATCCTTTTCCCAGCCACAG GTGCCAGCTGTGAGGACAAGCCAACTGCCGGAGGGctggcccaggaggctgaggagggcctCTTTACATACATGTTCCGGCCATCCCAGCACACACGCAGCCGCCAAGTGACTTCAGCCCACCTGTGGTTCCACACTGGGCTGGACAGGCAGGGCACAGCAGCCTCCAATAGCTCTGAGCCCCTGCTAGGCCTGCTGGCACTGTCACCGGCAGGACCTGTGGCTGTGCCCATGTCTTTGGGCCATGCCCCCCCTCGCTGGGCCGTGCTGCACCTGGCCACCTCCGCTCTCTCACTGCTGACCCACCCCgtcctggtgctgctgctgcacTGTCCCCTCTGTACCTGCTCAGCCCAGCCTGAGGCCACGCCCTTCCTGGTGGCCCACACTCGGACCAGACCACCCAGTGGAGGGGAGAGAGCCCGACGCTCAACTCCCCCGATGTCCTGGCCTTGGTCTCCCTCTGCTCTGCGCCTGCTGCAGAGGCCTCCGGAGGAACCAGCTGCCCACGCCAACTGCCACAGAGTAGCACTGAACATCTCCTTCCAGGAGCTGGGCTGGGAACGGTGGATCGTGTACCCTCCCAGTTTTATCTTCCACTACTGCCATGGTGGTTGTGGGCTGCACATCCCACCAAACCTGCCCCTTCCAGTCCCTGGGGCTCCCCctaccccagcccagcccccttcCTTGCTGCCAGGGGCCCAGCCCTGCTGTGCTGCTCTCCCAGGGACCATGAGGCCCCTACATGTCCGCACCACCTCGGATGGAGGATACTCTTTCAAGTATGAGACAGTACCCAACCTTCTCACGCAACACTGTGCTTGTATCTAA
- the OBSL1 gene encoding obscurin-like protein 1 isoform X1, producing the protein MKASSGDQGSPPCFLRFPRPVRVVSGAEAELKCVVLGEPPPVVVWEKGGQQLAASERLSFLADGAEHGLLLSTALPTDAGVYVCRARNAAGEAYAAAAVTVLEPPASEPEPQPAERPLPPPGSGEGAPVFLTGPRSQWVLRGVEVVLTCRAGGLPEPTLYWEKDGMALDEVWDSSHFALEPGRAEEGPGASLALRILAARLPDSGVYVCHARNAHGHAQAGALLQVHQPPESPPSDPDEAPAPVVEPLKCAPKTFWVNEGKHAKFRCYVMGKPEPEIEWHWEGRPLLPDRRRLMYRDRDGGFVLKVLYCQAKDRGLYVCAARNSAGQTLSAVQLHVKEPRLRFTRPLQDVEGREHGIAVLECKVPNSRIPTAWFREDQRLLPCRKYEQIEEGTVRRLIIHRLKADDDGVYLCEMRGRVRTVANVTVKGPILKRLPRKLDVLEGENAVLLVETLEAGVEGRWSRDGEELPVICQSSSGHMHALVLPGVTREDAGEVTFSLGNSRTTTLLRVKCVKHSPPGPPVSAEMFKGHKNTVLLTWKPPDPAPETPFIYRLERQEVGSEDWIQCFSIEKAGAVEVPGDCVPSEGDYRFRICTVSGHGRSPHVVFHGSAHLVPTARLVAGLEDVQVYNGEDAVFSLDLSTIIQGTWFLNGEELKSNEPEGQVEPGALRYRMEQKGLQHRLILHAVKHQDSGALVGFSCPGVQDSAALTIQESPVHILSPQDKVSLTFTTSDRVVLTCELSRVDFPATWYKDGQKVEESELLVVKMDGRKHRLILPEAKVQDSGEFECRTEGVSAFFGVTVQDPPVHIVEPREHVFVHAITSECVMLACEVDREDAPVCWYKDGQEVEESDLVVLENEGPHRRLVLPATQPSDGGEFQCVAGDERAYFTVTITDVSSWIVYPSGKVYVAAVRLERVVLTCELCRPWAEVRWTKNGEEVVESPALLLQKEDTVRRLVLPSVQLEDSGEYLCEIDDESASFTLTVTEPPVRIIYPRDEVTLIAVTLECVVLMCELSREDAPVRWYKDGLEVEESEALVLERDGPRCRLVLPAAQPEDGGEFVCDAGDDSAFFTVTVTAPPERIVHPAARSLDLHFGAPGRVELRCEVAPAGSQVRWYKDGLEVEASDALQLGAEGPTRTLTLPHAQPEDAGEYVCETRDEAITFNVILAEAPVQFLAPETTPSPLCVAPGEPVVLSCELSRAGAPVVWSHNGRPVQEGEGLELHAEGPRRVLCIQAASLAHAGLYTCQSGAAPGAPSLSFTVQVAEPPVRVVAPEAAQTRVRSTPGGDLELVVHLSGPGGPVRWYKDGERLASQGRVQLEQAGARQVLRVQGARSGDAGEYLCDAPQDSRIFLVSVEEPLPVKLVSELTPLTVHEGDDATFRCKVSPPDADVTWLRNGAVVTPGPQVEMAQNGSSRILTLRGCQLGDAGTVTVRAGSTTTSARLHVRETELLFLRRLQDVRAEEGQDVCLEVETGRVGAAGAVRWVRGGQPLPHDSRLSMAQDGHIHRLYIHGVILADQGTYGCESHHDRTLARLSVRPRQLRVLRPLEDVTVSEGGSATFQLELSQEGVTGEWARGGVRLHPGPKCHIHSEGHSHRLVLKGLGLADSGCVSFTADSLRCAARLVVREVPVTIVQGPQDLEVTEGDTATLECELSQALADVTWEKDGNALTPSPRLRLQALGTRRLLQLRRCSPSDAGTYSCAVGTTRAGPVRLTVRERTVAVLSELRSVSAREGDGATFECTVSEVETTGRWELGGRPLRPGARVRIRQEGKKHILVLSELRAEDAGEVRFQAGPAQSLALLEVEALPLQMCRHPPREKTVLMGRRAVLEVTVSRSGSHVCWLREGAELCPGDKYEMRSHGPTHSLVIHDVRPEDQGTYCCQAGQDSAHTRLLVEGN; encoded by the exons ATGAAGGCGAGCTCAGGGGACCAGGGGAGCCCCCCGTGCTTCCTGCGCTTCCCGCGGCCGGTGCGGGTGGTAAGTGGCGCCGAGGCGGAACTCAAGTGCGTGGTCCTGGGGGAGCCGCCACCGGTAGTGGTGTGGGAGAAGGGCGGGCAGCAGCTGGCGGCCTCGGAACGCCTGAGTTTCCTGGCGGACGGCGCGGAGCACGGCCTGCTGCTGAGCACCGCACTGCCTACCGACGCCGGGGTCTACGTGTGCCGCGCCCGCAACGCGGCGGGCGAGGCCTACGCGGCGGCCGCTGTCACCGTGCTGGAGCCACCGGCCTCCGAGCCCGAGCCGCAGCCCGCCGAGCGCCCGCTGCCACCGCCGGGGTCCGGGGAGGGCGCCCCGGTCTTCCTCACGGGGCCCCGATCCCAGTGGGTGCTAAGGGGAGTGGAGGTGGTGCTGACGTGCCGGGCGGGGGGCCTCCCTGAGCCCACGCTGTACTGGGAGAAGGACGGGATGGCCCTGGACGAAGTGTGGGACAGCAGCCACTTCGCGCTCGAGCCCGGCCGCGCCGAGGAGGGCCCCGGCGCGAGCCTGGCGCTGCGCATCCTGGCAGCTCGGCTGCCGGACTCCGGCGTCTACGTGTGCCACGCCCGCAACGCGCACGGCCACGCGCAGGCGGGGGCGCTGCTCCAGGTGCACCAGCCCCCTGAGAGCCCGCCCTCGGACCCCGACGAGGCCCCCGCGCCCGTGGTGGAGCCGCTCAAGTGCGCTCCTAAGACTTTCTGGGTAAATGAGGGCAAGCACGCCAAGTTCCGCTGCTACGTGATGGGCAAGCCCGAGCCCGAGATCGAATGGCACTGGGAGGGCCGCCCGCTGCTCCCGGACCGCCGCCGCCTCATGTACCGCGACCGCGACGGCGGCTTCGTGCTCAAGGTGCTCTACTGCCAGGCCAAGGACCGTGGGCTCTACGTCTGCGCCGCGCGCAACTCGGCAGGCCAGACGCTCAGCGCGGTGCAGCTGCACGTGAAAG AGCCCCGCCTCCGGTTCACACGGCCCCTGCAGGATGTGGAGGGCCGTGAGCACGGGATTGCCGTGCTGGAGTGTAAAGTACCCAACTCCCGCATCCCCACGGCCTGGTTCCGTGAGGACCAGCGGCTGCTGCCCTGCCGCAAGTATGAGCAGATCGAAGAGGGCACTGTCCGGCGTCTCATCATCCACAGGCTGAAGGCAGACGATGATGGTGTCTACCTGTGCGAGATGCGGGGCCGGGTGCGCACCGTGGCCAACGTCACAGTCAAAG GGCCCATCCTGAAGCGCCTGCCCCGGAAGCTCGACGTCCTGGAAGGAGAGAACGCGGTGCTGCTGGTGGAAACTCTAGAGGCTGGAGTTGAGGGACGCTGGAGCCGTGATGGGGAGGAGCTGCCAGTCATCTGCCAGAGCAGCTCGGGCCACATGCATGCCCTGGTCCTTCCAGGGGTCACCCGAGAAGATGCTGGCGAGGTTACctttagcctgggcaactccCGTACCACTACGCTGCTCAGAGTCAAAT GTGTCAAGCACAGTCCTCCAGGACCCCCTGTATCAGCAGAGATGTTCAAGGGCCACAAGAACACGGTCCTGCTGACCTGGAAGCCTCCCGATCCAGCTCCCGAGACCCCATTCATCTACCGGCTGGAGCGGCAGGAGGTGGGCTCTGAAGACTGGATTCAGTGCTTCAGCATCGAAAAAGCCGGGGCCGTGGAGGTGCCGGGCGACTGTGTGCCCTCCGAGGGTGACTACCGCTTCCGCATCTGCACAGTCAGCGGACATGGCCGTAGTCCCCACGTGGTGTTCCATGGTTCTGCTCACCTTG TGCCCACAGCTCGCCTGGTGGCAGGTCTGGAGGATGTGCAGGTATACAACGGGGAAGATGCCGTCTTCTCCCTCGATCTCTCCACCATCATCCAGGGTACCTGGTTCCTTAATGGGGAAGAGCTCAAGAGTAATGAGCCAGAGGGCCAGGTGGAACCTGGGGCCCTGCGGTACCGTATGGAGCAGAAGGGCCTGCAGCACAGACTCATCCTGCATGCCGTCAAGCACCAGGACAGTGGTGCCCTGGTTGGCTTCAGCTGCCCTGGCGTGCAGGACTCAGCTGCCCTCACAATCCAAG AGAGCCCGGTGCATATCCTGAGCCCCCAGGACAAGGTATCATTGACCTTCACAACCTCAGACCGGGTGGTGCTGACCTGTGAGCTCTCAAGGGTAGACTTCCCGGCGACCTGGTACAAGGATGGGCAGAAGGTGGAGGAGAGCGAGTTGCTGGTGGTGAAGATGGATGGGCGCAAACACCGTCTGATCCTGCCTGAGGCCAAAGTCCAGGACAGTGGCGAGTTTGAGTGCAGGACAGAAGGGGTCTCGGCCTTCTTCGGTGTCACTGTCCAAG ATCCCCCCGTGCACATCGTGGAACCGCGAGAGCATGTGTTCGTGCATGCCATAACCTCCGAGTGTGTCATGCTGGCCTGTGAGGTGGACCGAGAGGACGCCCCTGTGTGTTGGTACAAGGACgggcaggaggtggaggagagTGACCTCGTGGTGCTGGAGAACGAGGGGCCCCATCGCCGCCTGGTGCTGCCCGCCACCCAGCCCTCAGACGGGGGCGAGTTTCAGTGTGTTGCTGGAGATGAGCGTGCCTACTTCACCGTCACCATCACAG ACGTGTCTTCGTGGATCGTGTATCCCAGCGGCAAGGTGTATGTGGCAGCAGTGCGCCTGGAGCGTGTGGTGCTGACCTGTGAGCTATGCCGGCCCTGGGCGGAGGTGCGCTGGACCAAGAATGGAGAGGAGGTGGTGGAGAGCCCCGCGCTGCTCCTGCAGAAAGAAGACACTGTCCGCCGCCTGGTGCTGCCTTCTGTCCAGCTCGAGGACTCCGGCGAGTACTTGTGTGAAATCGACGATGAGTCGGCCTCCTTCACTCTCACCGTCACAG AACCTCCAGTACGGATCATATATCCCCGCGATGAGGTGACCTTGATCGCCGTGACCTTGGAGTGTGTGGTGCTGATGTGTGAGCTGTCTCGGGAGGATGCCCCTGTGCGCTGGTACAAGGATGGACTGGAAGTGGAGGAGAGCGAGGCCCTGGTGCTGGAGAGGGATGGGCCACGCTGCCGCCTGGTGCTACCTGCTGCCCAGCCCGAGGACGGGGGGGAGTTTGTATGCGACGCTGGAGATGACTCGGCCTTCTTCACTGTCACTGTCACAG CCCCACCAGAGAGGATTGTGCACCCAGCAGCCCGCTCCCTGGATCTGCATTTTGGGGCTCCAGGGCGCGTGGAGCTGCGCTGTGAGGTGGCCCCAGCTGGGTCTCAGGTGCGCTGGTACAAGGATGGGCTGGAAGTGGAGGCATCAGATGCCCTGCAGCTGGGTGCTGAGGGGCCCACCCGCACCCTGACCCTgccccatgcccagcctgaggATGCCGGGGAGTATGTGTGTGAGACCCGGGATGAGGCCATCACCTTCAACGTCATCCTGGCTG AGGCCCCAGTGCAGTTCCTTGCTCCAGAGACAACCCCAAGTCCGCTGTGTGTGGCCCCGGGGGAGCCAGTGGTGCTGAGCTGTGAACTGTCCCGGGCTGGCGCCCCCGTGGTCTGGAGCCACAATGGGAGGCCTGTGCAGGAGGGCGAGGGCTTAGAGCTCCATGCCGAGGGCCCCCGCCGAGTCCTCTGCATCCAGGCTGCAAGCCTAGCCCATGCAGGGCTCTACACCTGCCAGTCGGGAGCAGCCCCAGGAGCCCCGAGCCTCAGCTTCACTGTCCAGGTGGCTG AGCCCCCTGTGCGGGTGGTAGCTCCCGAGGCAGCCCAGACGAGGGTTCGGAGCACCCCAGGCGGGGACCTAGAGCTGGTGGTGCACCTCTCCGGGCCAGGGGGCCCTGTGCGCTGGTACAAGGACGGGGAGCGACTGGCAAGCCAGGGGCGGGTGCAGCTGGAGCAGGCCGGGGCCAGGCAGGTGCTGCGGGTGCAGGGGGCACGAAGTGGGGACGCTGGGGAGTACCTGTGTGACGCACCCCAGGACAGCCGCATCTTTCTTGTCAGCGTGGAAG AGCCACTGCCGGTGAAGCTGGTCTCAGAGCTGACACCACTCACTGTCCACGAGGGCGATGATGCCACGTTCCGGTGTAAAGTCTCCCCACCAGATGCCGATGTCACCTGGCTGCGCAATGGGGCCGTCGTCACTCCAGGGCCCCAGGTGGAGATGGCCCAGAATGGTTCAAGCCGCATCTTAACCTTGCGAGGCTGCCAACTGGGTGATGCAGGGACCGTGACTGTGCGGGCAGGGAGCACGACCACAAGTGCCCGGCTCCATGTTCGAG AGACAGAGCTGCTGTTCCTACGGCGGTTGCAGGACGTGCGGGCAGAGGAAGGCCAGGACGTGTGTCTCGAAGTGGAGACAGGCCGAGTGGGTGCAGCGGGGGCCGTGCGCTGGGTACGAGGTGGGCAGCCCCTGCCCCACGACTCTCGCCTGTCCATGGCCCAGGATGGGCACATCCACCGCCTCTACATCCATGGTGTCATACTAGCTGACCAGGGCACCTACGGCTGTGAGAGTCACCACGATCGCACACTGGCCAGGCTCAGCGTGAGGC CAAGGCAGCTGAGGGTGCTGCGGCCTCTGGAGGACGTGACCGTCAGTGAGGGAGGCAGCGCCACCTTCCAGCTGGAGCTGTCCCAGGAAGGTGTAACCGGGGAGTGGGCCCGGGGTGGAGTCCGGCTGCATCCAGGGCCCAAGTGTCACATCCACTCAGAGGGCCACAGTCACCGACTGGTACTCAAAGGCCTGGGCCTGGCTGACTCAGGCTGCGTCTCCTTCACGGCGGATTCCCTGCGCTGCGCAGCCAGACTCGTTGTGAGAG AGGTCCCAGTGACCATCGTGCAGGGGCCACAGGACCTAGAGGTGACCGAGGGCGACACAGCGACGTTGGAGTGCGAGCTTTCCCAAGCTTTGGCTGATGTTACCTGGGAGAAG GACGGGAACGCGCTCACTCCCAGTCCGCGGCTCCGGCTCCAGGCCCTCGGCACGCGCCGCCTTCTCCAGCTGCGGCGCTGCAGCCCCTCGGACGCCGGGACCTACAGCTGCGCGGTGGGGACGACCCGCGCCGGGCCGGTCCGCCTGACCGTGCGCG AACGTACGGTGGCGGTGCTCTCCGAGCTGCGGTCGGTGAGCGCCCGTGAAGGCGACGGCGCCACGTTCGAGTGCACCGTATCGGAGGTCGAGACCACAGGGCGCTGGGAGCTCGGAGGCCGCCCGCTGAGACCCGGAGCCCGCGTCCGCATCAGACAGGAAG GGAAGAAACACATTCTGGTGCTTAGCGAGCTGCGGGCCGAAGACGCCGGTGAAGTACGCTTCCAGGCGGGGCCCGCCCAGTCCTTGGCTCTACTGGAAGTGGAGG CATTGCCTCTCCAGATGTGCCGCCACCCCCCTCGCGAGAAGACCGTTCTGATGGGCCGCCGGGCGGTGCTGGAGGTGACTGTGTCCCGCTCGGGGAGCCACGTGTGCTGGTTGCGGGAGGGGGCCGAGCTGTGCCCGGGAGATAAGTATGAGATGCGCAGCCACGGCCCCACCCACAGCCTGGTCATCCATGACGTTCGACCTGAGGACCAGGGCACCTACTGCTGCCAGGCCGGCCAGGACAGCGCCCACACACGGCTGCTGGTAGAGG GTAACTAG
- the OBSL1 gene encoding obscurin-like protein 1 isoform X2 — MKASSGDQGSPPCFLRFPRPVRVVSGAEAELKCVVLGEPPPVVVWEKGGQQLAASERLSFLADGAEHGLLLSTALPTDAGVYVCRARNAAGEAYAAAAVTVLEPPASEPEPQPAERPLPPPGSGEGAPVFLTGPRSQWVLRGVEVVLTCRAGGLPEPTLYWEKDGMALDEVWDSSHFALEPGRAEEGPGASLALRILAARLPDSGVYVCHARNAHGHAQAGALLQVHQPPESPPSDPDEAPAPVVEPLKCAPKTFWVNEGKHAKFRCYVMGKPEPEIEWHWEGRPLLPDRRRLMYRDRDGGFVLKVLYCQAKDRGLYVCAARNSAGQTLSAVQLHVKEPRLRFTRPLQDVEGREHGIAVLECKVPNSRIPTAWFREDQRLLPCRKYEQIEEGTVRRLIIHRLKADDDGVYLCEMRGRVRTVANVTVKGPILKRLPRKLDVLEGENAVLLVETLEAGVEGRWSRDGEELPVICQSSSGHMHALVLPGVTREDAGEVTFSLGNSRTTTLLRVKCVKHSPPGPPVSAEMFKGHKNTVLLTWKPPDPAPETPFIYRLERQEVGSEDWIQCFSIEKAGAVEVPGDCVPSEGDYRFRICTVSGHGRSPHVVFHGSAHLVPTARLVAGLEDVQVYNGEDAVFSLDLSTIIQGTWFLNGEELKSNEPEGQVEPGALRYRMEQKGLQHRLILHAVKHQDSGALVGFSCPGVQDSAALTIQESPVHILSPQDKVSLTFTTSDRVVLTCELSRVDFPATWYKDGQKVEESELLVVKMDGRKHRLILPEAKVQDSGEFECRTEGVSAFFGVTVQDPPVHIVEPREHVFVHAITSECVMLACEVDREDAPVCWYKDGQEVEESDLVVLENEGPHRRLVLPATQPSDGGEFQCVAGDERAYFTVTITDVSSWIVYPSGKVYVAAVRLERVVLTCELCRPWAEVRWTKNGEEVVESPALLLQKEDTVRRLVLPSVQLEDSGEYLCEIDDESASFTLTVTESYQSQDSSNNNPELCVLLKKPKTRRLWSRFPPWRRTAGTE, encoded by the exons ATGAAGGCGAGCTCAGGGGACCAGGGGAGCCCCCCGTGCTTCCTGCGCTTCCCGCGGCCGGTGCGGGTGGTAAGTGGCGCCGAGGCGGAACTCAAGTGCGTGGTCCTGGGGGAGCCGCCACCGGTAGTGGTGTGGGAGAAGGGCGGGCAGCAGCTGGCGGCCTCGGAACGCCTGAGTTTCCTGGCGGACGGCGCGGAGCACGGCCTGCTGCTGAGCACCGCACTGCCTACCGACGCCGGGGTCTACGTGTGCCGCGCCCGCAACGCGGCGGGCGAGGCCTACGCGGCGGCCGCTGTCACCGTGCTGGAGCCACCGGCCTCCGAGCCCGAGCCGCAGCCCGCCGAGCGCCCGCTGCCACCGCCGGGGTCCGGGGAGGGCGCCCCGGTCTTCCTCACGGGGCCCCGATCCCAGTGGGTGCTAAGGGGAGTGGAGGTGGTGCTGACGTGCCGGGCGGGGGGCCTCCCTGAGCCCACGCTGTACTGGGAGAAGGACGGGATGGCCCTGGACGAAGTGTGGGACAGCAGCCACTTCGCGCTCGAGCCCGGCCGCGCCGAGGAGGGCCCCGGCGCGAGCCTGGCGCTGCGCATCCTGGCAGCTCGGCTGCCGGACTCCGGCGTCTACGTGTGCCACGCCCGCAACGCGCACGGCCACGCGCAGGCGGGGGCGCTGCTCCAGGTGCACCAGCCCCCTGAGAGCCCGCCCTCGGACCCCGACGAGGCCCCCGCGCCCGTGGTGGAGCCGCTCAAGTGCGCTCCTAAGACTTTCTGGGTAAATGAGGGCAAGCACGCCAAGTTCCGCTGCTACGTGATGGGCAAGCCCGAGCCCGAGATCGAATGGCACTGGGAGGGCCGCCCGCTGCTCCCGGACCGCCGCCGCCTCATGTACCGCGACCGCGACGGCGGCTTCGTGCTCAAGGTGCTCTACTGCCAGGCCAAGGACCGTGGGCTCTACGTCTGCGCCGCGCGCAACTCGGCAGGCCAGACGCTCAGCGCGGTGCAGCTGCACGTGAAAG AGCCCCGCCTCCGGTTCACACGGCCCCTGCAGGATGTGGAGGGCCGTGAGCACGGGATTGCCGTGCTGGAGTGTAAAGTACCCAACTCCCGCATCCCCACGGCCTGGTTCCGTGAGGACCAGCGGCTGCTGCCCTGCCGCAAGTATGAGCAGATCGAAGAGGGCACTGTCCGGCGTCTCATCATCCACAGGCTGAAGGCAGACGATGATGGTGTCTACCTGTGCGAGATGCGGGGCCGGGTGCGCACCGTGGCCAACGTCACAGTCAAAG GGCCCATCCTGAAGCGCCTGCCCCGGAAGCTCGACGTCCTGGAAGGAGAGAACGCGGTGCTGCTGGTGGAAACTCTAGAGGCTGGAGTTGAGGGACGCTGGAGCCGTGATGGGGAGGAGCTGCCAGTCATCTGCCAGAGCAGCTCGGGCCACATGCATGCCCTGGTCCTTCCAGGGGTCACCCGAGAAGATGCTGGCGAGGTTACctttagcctgggcaactccCGTACCACTACGCTGCTCAGAGTCAAAT GTGTCAAGCACAGTCCTCCAGGACCCCCTGTATCAGCAGAGATGTTCAAGGGCCACAAGAACACGGTCCTGCTGACCTGGAAGCCTCCCGATCCAGCTCCCGAGACCCCATTCATCTACCGGCTGGAGCGGCAGGAGGTGGGCTCTGAAGACTGGATTCAGTGCTTCAGCATCGAAAAAGCCGGGGCCGTGGAGGTGCCGGGCGACTGTGTGCCCTCCGAGGGTGACTACCGCTTCCGCATCTGCACAGTCAGCGGACATGGCCGTAGTCCCCACGTGGTGTTCCATGGTTCTGCTCACCTTG TGCCCACAGCTCGCCTGGTGGCAGGTCTGGAGGATGTGCAGGTATACAACGGGGAAGATGCCGTCTTCTCCCTCGATCTCTCCACCATCATCCAGGGTACCTGGTTCCTTAATGGGGAAGAGCTCAAGAGTAATGAGCCAGAGGGCCAGGTGGAACCTGGGGCCCTGCGGTACCGTATGGAGCAGAAGGGCCTGCAGCACAGACTCATCCTGCATGCCGTCAAGCACCAGGACAGTGGTGCCCTGGTTGGCTTCAGCTGCCCTGGCGTGCAGGACTCAGCTGCCCTCACAATCCAAG AGAGCCCGGTGCATATCCTGAGCCCCCAGGACAAGGTATCATTGACCTTCACAACCTCAGACCGGGTGGTGCTGACCTGTGAGCTCTCAAGGGTAGACTTCCCGGCGACCTGGTACAAGGATGGGCAGAAGGTGGAGGAGAGCGAGTTGCTGGTGGTGAAGATGGATGGGCGCAAACACCGTCTGATCCTGCCTGAGGCCAAAGTCCAGGACAGTGGCGAGTTTGAGTGCAGGACAGAAGGGGTCTCGGCCTTCTTCGGTGTCACTGTCCAAG ATCCCCCCGTGCACATCGTGGAACCGCGAGAGCATGTGTTCGTGCATGCCATAACCTCCGAGTGTGTCATGCTGGCCTGTGAGGTGGACCGAGAGGACGCCCCTGTGTGTTGGTACAAGGACgggcaggaggtggaggagagTGACCTCGTGGTGCTGGAGAACGAGGGGCCCCATCGCCGCCTGGTGCTGCCCGCCACCCAGCCCTCAGACGGGGGCGAGTTTCAGTGTGTTGCTGGAGATGAGCGTGCCTACTTCACCGTCACCATCACAG ACGTGTCTTCGTGGATCGTGTATCCCAGCGGCAAGGTGTATGTGGCAGCAGTGCGCCTGGAGCGTGTGGTGCTGACCTGTGAGCTATGCCGGCCCTGGGCGGAGGTGCGCTGGACCAAGAATGGAGAGGAGGTGGTGGAGAGCCCCGCGCTGCTCCTGCAGAAAGAAGACACTGTCCGCCGCCTGGTGCTGCCTTCTGTCCAGCTCGAGGACTCCGGCGAGTACTTGTGTGAAATCGACGATGAGTCGGCCTCCTTCACTCTCACCGTCACAG AGTCTTACCAAAGTCAGGACAGTTCAAATAACAATCCGGAGTTATGCGTCCTCTTGAAAAAGCCGAAGACCCGGCGGCTCTGGTCCCGCTTCCCCCCATGGCGACGAACAGCTGGCACTGAGTAG